From the genome of Amphiura filiformis unplaced genomic scaffold, Afil_fr2py scaffold_21, whole genome shotgun sequence, one region includes:
- the LOC140143379 gene encoding malonyl-CoA-acyl carrier protein transacylase, mitochondrial-like, which yields MYIADQVQGDSEMDVFSSKGSQTVKPVRAEIDAHNNSVSIPDDLKTRMVPMEMGKAVGTLLMFPAQGAEKRGMCMSMKGSAEAKAIFERAKEVLGYDLLDILLRNDDTLAQKLKSTEFVQVSLLVSCIAKIEQLRKDRPDLIAKVTHVAGLSVGEFAALVFAGVIKFEDALHLVQERGRAMELEVQRSSTGMVSVFGIGCEVLQNYLESNFPNMQISTYLADNQHTIAGKEHECEALTESLQKKFSEEIIDVRQLRVAGAFHSKYMSNASQGIDPILNGIEFKRPTLPVIMNASGTIVQDPQKIKTLLREQLVKPVQWKRSILTAYEDEVRSFVEVAPARILSSIVKNRIESNVKIVTLNL from the coding sequence ATGTATATTGCAGATCAAGTACAAGGGGATTCAGAGATGGACGTTTTTTCAAGTAAAGGCTCACAAACAGTGAAGCCAGTAAGGGCCGAAATTGATGCACACAATAATTCTGTCAGCATTCCGGATGACTTGAAGACCAGAATGGTACCTATGGAGATGGGAAAAGCCGTCGGAACTTTGCTGATGTTTCCCGCCCAAGGAGCTGAAAAACGAGGCATGTGTATGTCAATGAAGGGCAGTGCAGAGGCGAAAGCGATTTTCGAAAGAGCCAAAGAAGTACTTGGCTATGACCTACTTGACATCTTATTACGTAACGATGACACCCTAGCGCAGAAGCTGAAATCAACAGAATTCGTTCAGGTATCATTGCTTGTCAGCTGCATTGCCAAAATTGAGCAACTGAGGAAGGACAGACCAGACCTGATAGCGAAAGTGACGCACGTGGCTGGACTTAGTGTGGGTGAATTTGCTGCGTTAGTTTTTGCCGGTGTTATCAAATTCGAAGATGCGCTGCATCTAGTTCAAGAACGTGGAAGAGCAATGGAATTGGAAGTACAACGATCGTCAACTGGAATGGTAAGCGTCTTTGGTATCGGTTGTGAAGTTCTTCAAAACTATTTGGAATCGAACTTTCCAAATATGCAAATATCAACCTATCTCGCTGATAATCAGCACACGATAGCCGGGAAGGAACACGAGTGCGAAGCGTTGACTGAATCCCTGCAAAAAAAGTTCAGTGAAGAAATCATCGATGTACGCCAGCTGCGTGTGGCAGGTGCGTTTCATTCCAAGTATATGTCAAACGCATCTCAAGGAATAGATCCAATACTCAATGGTATTGAATTTAAAAGACCAACTCTACCAGTGATAATGAACGCAAGCGGGACGATTGTTCAAGATCCACAAAAAATCAAAACGCTTCTCCGCGAACAACTCGTGAAACCTGTCCAATGGAAGAGGTCAATATTAACAGCTTACGAGGATGAAGTACGGAGCTTCGTCGAAGTGGCACCTGCGCGGATTTTGTCATCGATTGTGAAAAATAGAATAGAGAGCAATGTCAAGATTGTGACGTTGAACTTGTGA